TAGCTTTCCTGGTTTTGAGAGTATTTACGGGAGCCCTTTTAATTCATCATGGTTTTGAAAAGCTGAATGATATTAATAACTTTGCTGATGCTTTTGTTCGCCCATTGCATCTGCCTTTCCCGGTCACTCTCTCATACGTAGCTGCTGGTTCTGAAATTGGTGGTAGTTGGTTATTGATTCTTGGTCTTGGTACGAGATTAGGGGCGTCTGCAATACTTGGAACCATGAGCGTTGCTATTTATCATGCAATTGCTACTTCTGGTTTTAATATATATTTATTAGAGCTTTTAGCTCTTTACTTTGCTTCTGCATTTTCAATAATTTTGTTAGGTCCAGGTATGTTTTCTGCAGATTATTTAATTAAACATATTATCAATTCTAATTATGATTTCCTTATTTCCATTGTTAACCGACAATCTCTATCTAATACTAACTCCTCCTCTAAAAGTAAACTTTCAAAACCTAACACGCAAAAGAAATCATTTGACTTCCCTTTTACTAGCTTTTTATCTTCATAAGCAATCATTAATCACTTCTGGCTAATTTCTTTTTTTTTCATTGACAAGTAGAACCACATCCAAGTTGGTAAAGTAATAAAAAAACCTATTAAAATAATATAACTTTTTGTTGTGTCCCAAGCTGCATCATCACATTTAGATTTGATTTGATTAGTGTCACTTAGTTTACTGCTAAGATTCCTGCAAATATTTAGTCCATGAATACTAAGGGTTCCATATGTTATCGCTGTTGGAACGGTAGCAAGAAATATTGCGAGTATTAAATTTCCTAGCCTCAGGTTGAGGTCTTTTCTTTTTTGTTGATCCATATATATATTTTTATCCAAATCTAAGATATGGCACACTATATTTCTTATTTTTTTACAAACCAGCAAGCTTGTTTGGGATTGGCTCTTAAAGTGTTTGCTCTTCAATTTTTTAACTCAAAATCTCGCTACTATATTTTTGAAATTATTAGATTTATATAATTTATTAAATTAACTAGCTTGAAAGTGTGGTGACAACTTGTTGGTTTATAAATTTTTTAAATCTGAAGATGCTTAATATACTTATCTTAGGTTAAAGTTAATGCTTAGCAGCAATTAATTTATTTTATAATGTCAACCAGTAAGAGAGAGGAAGTAAGTTCGCATTTGCGTTATATCAGACAAGAACTTCGAGACTTGGATCAGATGCTTGGCCAATATGGCTTATTGCCCGAGTTGTCTGAATTGAAAGAGGTCTATAATTCTTTAGATGCTCTACATCAATTACTTTCTGGTAAAGTTAAAAAGAAACCTAAGCCCGAGTTTGATGATTGATATCGTTAATTAATATCTGAACAGAATTTAAAAACCAATAGACGAATAAATTTATTTTTAATATTTTGTATAGATCAATATTTTTGGGACTTGCGAAGAAAAAAAAACTAATAACAATATATATATAAGCCAATTAATTGAACAAATGGTTGAAGAAACTTGGAAAACTCAGTATAAGCAATGGAAAAAGTTAAAACCTTATCAAATTAAATTGATTGATGATGGCCCTAAAAGTCAATCTCAGGCTTGGCTCTTAAACTCAATGTGGTGTGAATGGGTAGAGTTGAAAAAGAAAAATGTCTCAGAAATCTCTACCAATGACATTCTTTGTTGGTCTGATCCTTGGTCAACCTAATGCCTGTCCCCTGCTGATTGTTATTTATGTTTTACTAGAAAAGTATTGTTTTTCTAATATGTCATGAACAATTATTTCTTTAACGAATACTTGAATTACTACAGCCATTGGAATGGCTAACAATAAACCAAGTGGTCCAAAAAGAATAGTGAATATAAATTGAGCAGTAATTGTTAATCCTGGAAGTAATTTAACTTGTTTGTGCATTATTGAAGGAGTTATTACGTAGCTTTCAATATTTTGAATTACTATATATAAACCTAGTACAGCAAGTGATTTCCATGGAGTATCAAGCAATGCAACAGAAAGAGGAAAAATAGTACTTATTGTTGGACCTACATTTGGTATGACATTTAAAATACCTGCGATTAAAGCATTAGCAATTACTAATTTTATTCCTAATAAATATAGTCCTATAGAGGCAAGTATTGCTACACATATAGAGCTAAGTACAACTCCAGCCATCCAACTACTAAGAGCATCACCGCATTTTAATAAAATGCTTCTTGCTCGCCTTCTATAAAAAGATGGGACTAATAGTATTGCAACTTCTCTGTATGAATTTGGCTGTAAAGTTATCATTAAACCAACAGAAATTATAAAAAATAATTGAATAATACCAATCCCAACATTACTTGCTAAGCTGATCAATTTTGTAATACTATCTGTTACCCCATTTGCTAGAGTAGAACCATCTGGGAATATACTAAGCTTATTTGTCAATATTGTTCTATCGGCTAAGTTGGGAATATTATCTTTATATATAATCTCTGCAAAATTAAAAAAAGTATTTACTGAGAGGTCCCATAGCTTGCTTGCTGCTGAGGGTATTTGATTAATTAGCTCTTGAAACTCACTGGTAAATTGTGGTATTATTATTACTATTGATAAACTTGAAATTAGTATAATTGTTATTATAGTGATTCCTAATGAAATCCACCTGGGGATATGAAAAAAATCTCGGATTTTACCGGTTATAGTGCAAATAGCCATTGCTATAATTATTGATGCGAAAAAAAGTATAATTATTTCTTTTAAACCCCATAAGATCAATATAGAAATAATTAAAGCTGTAATTGATAGCAAGCTTGTTGGTTTCAAATAAATTATTTAATTGTTATTCAGAGAGTTTGCATACCTTGTAGCAAAACGCATAAATCTCTCAAATTCTTTTTCTGAATTCCAATTATAAGTAGATTTTACGTCCTTAATATAATTTTCTGAAATAGACAAATCAATTTTTCTTGTTGATATTTCTCCTTCTTGGTCAATTAGATACATTTTTTGGATTGATTTGAAATTCTCTAGTGTTATTGTTTTAGGCTTATAAAATGTATATTCTACATAACCTTTTTTGCTATCTACATTTCTAAATAAACGTATTTCAGGTTGATCTATTTCTGTTTCCCCTTTGATAAATTGAATTGAAACTTTCTCATTGATTTTCGTCATTTCTCCTTTAGCTTCCATTAATAGATCTATCCTTGTAAGAACTATAAAGGATTGAGCTTCTCATTTAAGATTTTAATTAATGATAATTCTAGGGTTAGACCACTGATATTAATTGAATTTATATTTTTTGTTTTATTTAGTTCGTAGTCATAGCATTTATCGTAATAATCCAACATCGCTTCACAAGCTTTAGACCATTCTTTTCTTTCAATCGAATTCAAGGCATCTTTTGTTCTTTGTGGCCCTAATCTTTTGCTTATTCTATTTACAGCATCTTTTAATTCATTTTGAGAATTTTGACTGTATATATTGACTAAATTTTTCACACGCTCATTCTTCGTTTTAATTATTTCTATGATCGGAGCTTTTTGCATTTTTGTATACAAACTATTTGGTATGCGACATTTTCCTAGATTAGAACTTTCGGCTTCTATCCATATCTCATTAGCGTTATTTTTATGAAACTCATTAAGTGATTCTGCTAGTATATTTTCAAATTGTTGAGTAGTGGGTTGATTCTCCATACCTAATGAACCAAAACTGCTTCCTCTATGATTAGCAATTCCTTCTAAATCAATTACAAATATATCTTCTCTATTTATGTGATTTAGTAGGTCTGTTTTTCTTGTACCTGTTTTACCTCCGATAAGTCTTAAAGGTAGATCAGCCTCGAATTGATTTAAAACCCATTTCCGATAGCTTTTATATCCACCTTTTAATAAAAAAGTATTAATTCCAATTGTCCTTACAAGCCATGCAAAAGCACTAGATCTCATGCCTCCCCTCCAGCAATAGATTCTCAATGATTTATTTCCTTTCGCTTTAGCCATAGTCGTTTCTAAGATTATTTCCAAGAGTTTTTTGGTGTTAGGAAGGGTAACTTTTAAACCATTGAATATTGCTTTTATGCGACTTTCTTTTTTATAGCTTTTACCTATAATCTCTCTTTCAGAATCAGAAAATAAAGGGATATTAATTGCGCCTGGCCAATGACCTTGGCAAAATTCGCTAGGACTTCTTACATCAACAATTTGACAAGTTAAATTCCGAAAATCCGTTACGGGAAAGGCTAAATTGGTAGGTTTCTCTGACATAGTGTTAGTGATCAGGTCATTTTAGGCCGGCAGTAGATCATGACTGTAGAAAAACCACATCCAAACAAAGAAAGCATAAAGGAGTATTTGGAGTCTTTTAATATGGCTTCAGAAAGGAAGCGTATTGGTTCGTTAACTGGTTTAGAAGAACGCGTTGATGATCTACTGAGTCTGGGCTCTTCTTTAATGTCAGGATTTGATCCTGGCATTTATGACTGGCCTTCTGGTTTTATTTTGCAACTCATTCATAAAAATGATGATAGTTTCATAAAAAATAATCTCAATTGTGATGATCTCTGTTGGTTTAAGGCCCCATCTGAGGTTGGGTTTGATTATTCACCTCTTCAGCGATATTTATTAAATGAAAATTATGAGGATGCTGACCGTTTTACTAGCGCAAAACTTAGAGAGCTTGCGGGCGCAAAGGCAGTAAAGAGAGGGTATGTTTATTTTTCCGAAGTTGAAAAAATACCTTCTATTGATTTGTCAACTTTGGATAATCTATGGATCGTCTATTCCAGAGGGAAATTCGGCTTCACAGTTCAAGCAAAAATATTAGATTCAGTAGGGGGAAGATATGACAAACTTTGGCCTCGAATCGGTTGGAAAAAAGATGGAATATGGACTAGATATCCAAAAGCTTTTAATTGGTCAATTGAAGCACCAAATGGTCATATGCCATTGGTTAATCAGCTTAGAGGAGTTCGATTAA
The sequence above is drawn from the Prochlorococcus marinus str. MIT 1013 genome and encodes:
- a CDS encoding GUN4 domain-containing protein; this translates as MTVEKPHPNKESIKEYLESFNMASERKRIGSLTGLEERVDDLLSLGSSLMSGFDPGIYDWPSGFILQLIHKNDDSFIKNNLNCDDLCWFKAPSEVGFDYSPLQRYLLNENYEDADRFTSAKLRELAGAKAVKRGYVYFSEVEKIPSIDLSTLDNLWIVYSRGKFGFTVQAKILDSVGGRYDKLWPRIGWKKDGIWTRYPKAFNWSIEAPNGHMPLVNQLRGVRLMDALLNHQALTTKS
- the mnmH gene encoding tRNA 2-selenouridine(34) synthase MnmH; translation: MSEKPTNLAFPVTDFRNLTCQIVDVRSPSEFCQGHWPGAINIPLFSDSEREIIGKSYKKESRIKAIFNGLKVTLPNTKKLLEIILETTMAKAKGNKSLRIYCWRGGMRSSAFAWLVRTIGINTFLLKGGYKSYRKWVLNQFEADLPLRLIGGKTGTRKTDLLNHINREDIFVIDLEGIANHRGSSFGSLGMENQPTTQQFENILAESLNEFHKNNANEIWIEAESSNLGKCRIPNSLYTKMQKAPIIEIIKTKNERVKNLVNIYSQNSQNELKDAVNRISKRLGPQRTKDALNSIERKEWSKACEAMLDYYDKCYDYELNKTKNINSINISGLTLELSLIKILNEKLNPL
- the psb28 gene encoding photosystem II reaction center protein Psb28, coding for MEAKGEMTKINEKVSIQFIKGETEIDQPEIRLFRNVDSKKGYVEYTFYKPKTITLENFKSIQKMYLIDQEGEISTRKIDLSISENYIKDVKSTYNWNSEKEFERFMRFATRYANSLNNN
- a CDS encoding AI-2E family transporter encodes the protein MKPTSLLSITALIISILILWGLKEIIILFFASIIIAMAICTITGKIRDFFHIPRWISLGITIITIILISSLSIVIIIPQFTSEFQELINQIPSAASKLWDLSVNTFFNFAEIIYKDNIPNLADRTILTNKLSIFPDGSTLANGVTDSITKLISLASNVGIGIIQLFFIISVGLMITLQPNSYREVAILLVPSFYRRRARSILLKCGDALSSWMAGVVLSSICVAILASIGLYLLGIKLVIANALIAGILNVIPNVGPTISTIFPLSVALLDTPWKSLAVLGLYIVIQNIESYVITPSIMHKQVKLLPGLTITAQFIFTILFGPLGLLLAIPMAVVIQVFVKEIIVHDILEKQYFSSKT
- a CDS encoding DoxX family protein — its product is MLNSIFYKTIFKDLAFLVLRVFTGALLIHHGFEKLNDINNFADAFVRPLHLPFPVTLSYVAAGSEIGGSWLLILGLGTRLGASAILGTMSVAIYHAIATSGFNIYLLELLALYFASAFSIILLGPGMFSADYLIKHIINSNYDFLISIVNRQSLSNTNSSSKSKLSKPNTQKKSFDFPFTSFLSS